Genomic segment of Candidatus Deferrimicrobiaceae bacterium:
GACCGCGAAGGACGACCGAGCACGGCGCAGGCGTACTTATCGGTACGCCGAGCCGGGCGCAGGGAGTCCGACAAAGGGCTGGCGGGGCGTTCCCTCGCCGCAGGCGCCGGTCGCCAAAAGGGCTGCCTTTTCTGCTGCGACAAGCGATCCCCGGGCTGCATCGGGCGTGCTCGCCTCGGGTCTCCCTTGTCTCGCGACGAAACCCTTCCGGGAACCGGCCCCCTGCAGCGGCGCTCGAATGCAACCGTATTTGTGAAACGGAGAACTTCGTGCTGCGTCTGGTAAGACGGTCATCCGGCCGATGCCCTGAGCTGTTTCCCCTCCCGGTGCCCGGTGATCGCGTGCGGCTTCCTCTTCGCTAAGCGGGCGACCTGCGACCGCTCGCTTTAGCGAGGCGCGTCGGGAGGAAAATCTTCCTGCACCGACAAGGAAACAATCTCCCCCCCGTTTTCATCTAACAAGAAAACGATCTTGGGGAGAAGAAAAGCATGGGCGACCTGGACATCGGTCTGGCGATGGTCACGGCAAGAATCGCAACGTCCGAGATGCAGAGAGAGCAGGAACAGGAAACCCGGAAAAACCGGGAAAAAGGGGCGACCTTGCGCGGGTCGGGAAGAGACGCGGGCTCAAAGCGTTCCCTCCGGGGGGTGGAGCTGGAAGTCGTGAAGGGGGAACTCGTCCTGGTCCCCTCCGTCATCCCTTGCCGTGCAATCGGTCCAACAGGGATGTCATCCGCACCAGATGGGCTTGCTCCTCCCGGGCGAGCGACCGGAATACCTCTTTGGATCGTTCGTCCCCGACCTCCCTCCCCATCTTGATATACCGGTCCAGGGAGTTCGCCTCCATCGCGATGGCGAATTCGAGGATCTCCCCCTGCGGCTTTCCCCGGGCCCACGAAAGCGCATCGCCTAACGGGATCCCCCCCTCCAGGAACGTGCCGGCCTCCATCCCATCCGGCGGCGCGGGTTCCTCCTCCCTCCCGGATGACCGGGCGTAAAGTTCCCGAAGGGTGTGCTTGTGCCGCTCCTCCGCGAGAACCAAAGATTGGAAGAATGCGGAGTCTTCGCCCGACGCCTCCTTGGCGATCCGCTCGTAAAAGGCCCGGTTCCCCTCCTCGAGAGCAACGGAAAGGGAAATCAGCTCTTCGACCCCCGACGCCCGGGAAAAGTACGCAAGCCCCGCCTCGCACGCCCCTTCCGCCACGAGGCCGTTCCAGGCGTTGATCCCTCCCGCCATGCTGTAGACCCCGGTGAAGCCGGCCTCCTCGAGCGTCGCCGCAGCGGCACGGCTGCGGACATCGGACCTTCAATAGGTGATGGTCGGCTTCTCCCGGTCGAGTTCGTGGAGGCGACTTCCGAGTTCGGCGATCGGGATGAGCCGGGCGCCCGGAAGATGCCCACCCTCGTACTCCCCCGGTTGCCGGACATCGATGAGGTTGCATTCCCCGACGCCCTTTTCCCTAAGGAAAACGAGGACATCATCTGCGGTCCACGTGGAAACGGGCTTGAAGTAGTCGAACCGTCCCATTCCGCTCCCTCCTTCCCGGACGAACCCCTTCCGCACGAAAATACCGCGGCCGTCGCCCATGTTCAATATCGTGAGATAGGCACCCCCGGGATCGAACCGGCGCAGAGGCCTTCCCTCAAGAAACGCGAGCAGATTCCGATGGAGGATGCGGTTCTGTCGGA
This window contains:
- a CDS encoding rhodanese-like domain-containing protein — protein: MGDRSVRHLELFGGGDCISLEGTPLARVGVYAVRQNRILHRNLLAFLEGRPLRRFDPGGAYLTILNMGDGRGIFVRKGFVREGGSGMGRFDYFKPVSTWTADDVLVFLREKGVGECNLIDVRQPGEYEGGHLPGARLIPIAELGSRLHELDREKPTITY
- a CDS encoding ferritin family protein, encoding MAGGINAWNGLVAEGACEAGLAYFSRASGVEELISLSVALEEGNRAFYERIAKEASGEDSAFFQSLVLAEERHKHTLRELYARSSGREEEPAPPDGMEAGTFLEGGIPLGDALSWARGKPQGEILEFAIAMEANSLDRYIKMGREVGDERSKEVFRSLAREEQAHLVRMTSLLDRLHGKG